The region CCTAAGAACGGAAATTATCGACGGTATGCAGCGCCGTTTCAAATGCAGTCTGCAATTGCCATGGCCGCTATAATGCACCGCGTCCCCCGGCCAGCCCGGTCGCGCTCTTCGTTCGTGCTCCTGTTTCCTCAACCATCTGCATCATAGACAATCACACTGGGGCCGTGTTGCGAGACATTTTTGGTATATACGTTGCTACGGAAATGAACAGCTTTGACTACGGCCCACCGAATGGCTTTACGCTTCGGCGAAATTCTACTTGTTCTGCAAACGAGCACAACTGCACCTTCAATCCCTGGGGAGGCAACCAGTGGCATAACTGTTGTCCGCAGGGCTCCTACTgcgtcgacgacgacagcTATATTTGTTGCCCGACTGAATCAGGGTGCAGAATCAATCTCACGCAAGATCCGCACTGCGCAAATAATGAGACTTGGAACCTGTGGATCAACTACTTAAACGAAGGCAAAGATGAACATTACTTCTGCTGTCCGCCTGGCCAGGTCGGCTTCTTACAGACTTTGGGCGAAGATAGTGAAGGTGTCGGCTGTGCGGATCCTCCTCTGACTGGGGGCGATCAAAAATCACTCTCTCTTGTGGCAAGTGGTAAGTCTCTGACTAGGCACCTTGAACGGTGTTCCTATTTGTGTATACATACAAGACATAAGAGCCGGAGAGCTAATAGTAAGCCCTTTTGAATACCTAGGTACTCCGAGTGCATCACGAACACCCTCCGCGACGGCGACACCCACAGAAACACCAACAGAGGCACCAGCGGAAACAGACACAGATACCTCACCCTCAACAGAATCTACCAACAAAGGGGCTATTGCCGGTGGTGTTGTCGGTGGCTGTGCTGGACTCGCTCTTATAATTGCCCTAGTTTGGTTCCTACTATATCGTCGGCGGAAGCAGGCTGGACCTGCAATAAGCCCTGGTGCTAGCACGCCAGCTGAGAAGTACCAGACTACCCCCAAGGAGCTACCTGATAGTTCTGCTAGGGCTGAGCTGCCTAGCCCTGGTGGAATGGCCCATGAGCTGCCTGCAAATGAACGCTAATACTATCTTCTACAACCGCTGTCACCAAACAGCCCGGATAAAGCCTTCTGTGATGATTTTCTGTGATATGTTTGATATTTCTCTTGTACCTTTTTCTGTATAATTTGGTAATTCACTTATACATTATAATATATCATTTCTATCATAGAAACAGGGCACTCTTAGCAGTTGTTTGtggtgagtttcttctgCCAGGAGCAAGAACAAAAAGCCCTAATAGTGATATATGTCaactaataaagatatacAAAGGCAACACCTTTATCAAAGCCTTCCGTTGCTAAACAGCATTGTTCTTGGCCAATGTTCTTACAACCATTTAGCATTCACTTTCTATGTAAGCTAGCAAAGAAATGCTGTTGTTTCACCCAAGGAAATAAAGAGTACCATATGAAACTCACAAAATATATTGACTAGCACATTGTCGCACCTACAAAGAATACAGAGCGTGAAAGATGTTTTATAGTCAAGATATATAAACCGCAAACATGTCCTCATCTGGCCGTAGTTCCCTCTTCATCGAGAATATCAGCGTCACAGAGGTCATCTCTCTCGATACCCGCCGGATCTCAGTACCGATTCTTGTTGCTCAAAGGACGATTCAGTATGTCTTCTGTATACAAAGTCTCTCCAAGCCCGCAGTCCCCCGATCAGCCCCAAGACCCCATCGCGCTCTTCCACGACGCCGCTAGAAAGCTACCAGATGCATTCAGTAGCGGCTTGAGCCCCAGGCTCCAGGGTAAGGGTACTGACGCTGACAGGGCCAAGCAAACAAACGACCTGAGACGATCCAACGCAATAGGCCGCGGGAACTCAGTAGACAAGGCACACCACCTAGACATCGCCGTACAGTCAGTGTCCAGGGCCCCGGCCTCGggatcctcctcctcttcagcaagcatcaccagcagcagcagcacactGGGAAGCCGCGCCAGCGATACGGATCTCCCACGTGTTCTGCGCTGTCTGGTGGACAAGGGATACTCTTGCACCACGATCGGGAGGTACCTCGTTGAGATCCTCCTTGGGACCGACTCGTTCTACTCCGGTCTCATTGCGAGATTGGTTGAGGCGAACAGGACGTACTGCGAGATATGTATCCAGGTGTTTCGTCGACTCGACCTGAGTAACGAGGACGGAC is a window of Aspergillus puulaauensis MK2 DNA, chromosome 4, nearly complete sequence DNA encoding:
- a CDS encoding uncharacterized protein (COG:S;~EggNog:ENOG410Q1M7;~TransMembrane:1 (o175-198i)) — its product is MNSFDYGPPNGFTLRRNSTCSANEHNCTFNPWGGNQWHNCCPQGSYCVDDDSYICCPTESGCRINLTQDPHCANNETWNLWINYLNEGKDEHYFCCPPGQVGFLQTLGEDSEGVGCADPPLTGGDQKSLSLVASGTPSASRTPSATATPTETPTEAPAETDTDTSPSTESTNKGAIAGGVVGGCAGLALIIALVWFLLYRRRKQAGPAISPGASTPAEKYQTTPKELPDSSARAELPSPGGMAHELPANER